In Streptomyces nojiriensis, one genomic interval encodes:
- a CDS encoding helix-turn-helix domain-containing protein — translation MISFELGVEDLADTRFALSPLYETVLSLRVLREPGLSALHLPWRRSVLGTPDAPGALGGLDTELLMSVVAVRRTLPDFLTPRPASFAPSFEEELATVGRTPPDLVRRDLLAAHAPDPLPAPLRAALAPDDGPVAALRDALCALLRRYWEIAVQPMWPRMRLLLEADMTYRARQLAMGGARLLFADIHPNLRWHDGVLHIGQMISRHRVVASGRGLLLVPSVFAHKPAPPVSPEEAPTLAYPSRGVATLWAREPVAGPAALVSLLGAPKARLLGLLDEPLPTVELARRLGVTASAVSQHLGVLYATGLVSRARDGRQVLYRRSPLGDELSVRSRAG, via the coding sequence ATGATCAGCTTCGAGCTCGGCGTCGAGGACCTCGCCGACACCCGGTTCGCGCTCTCACCCCTGTACGAGACCGTCCTCAGCCTGCGCGTGCTGCGCGAGCCGGGGCTCTCCGCCCTGCACCTCCCGTGGCGCAGGTCGGTCCTCGGCACACCGGACGCACCGGGCGCACTCGGCGGGCTCGACACCGAGCTGCTGATGTCCGTGGTCGCGGTACGGCGCACCCTGCCCGACTTCCTCACCCCCCGCCCCGCGAGCTTCGCGCCCTCCTTCGAGGAGGAACTGGCCACCGTCGGCCGGACGCCCCCCGACCTGGTCCGCCGCGACCTGCTGGCCGCGCACGCCCCGGACCCGCTCCCCGCCCCGCTGCGCGCCGCCCTCGCCCCCGACGACGGACCCGTCGCCGCACTTCGCGACGCCCTGTGCGCGCTGCTGCGCCGGTACTGGGAGATCGCCGTCCAGCCGATGTGGCCGCGGATGCGCCTCCTGCTGGAGGCCGACATGACCTATCGCGCGCGGCAGCTGGCCATGGGCGGAGCCCGTCTCCTCTTCGCCGACATCCACCCGAACCTGCGGTGGCACGACGGCGTGCTGCACATCGGGCAGATGATCAGCCGGCACCGCGTCGTGGCGTCCGGCCGCGGGCTGCTCCTCGTGCCGTCCGTGTTCGCGCACAAGCCCGCACCCCCGGTCAGCCCCGAGGAGGCGCCGACGCTCGCGTACCCGAGTCGCGGCGTGGCCACCCTCTGGGCGCGCGAGCCCGTCGCCGGCCCGGCCGCCCTGGTGTCCCTGCTGGGCGCGCCCAAGGCGAGACTGCTCGGCCTGCTCGACGAACCGCTGCCCACCGTCGAGCTGGCCCGCCGCCTCGGGGTCACCGCGAGCGCCGTGTCCCAGCACCTGGGCGTGCTGTACGCCACCGGCCTCGTCTCCCGGGCGCGCGACGGACGGCAGGTCCTCTACCGCCGCAGCCCGCTCGGCGACGAGCTGAGCGTGCGGAGCCGCGCGGGGTGA
- a CDS encoding MFS transporter: protein MEDDRRRWRPCLLGGAVFAVCMAGTTLPTPLYGLYQEKFGFSELVVTVVYAVYAFGVIGVLLLAGNASDTVGRRPVLLAGLAFSAASAVCFLSATGMGWLYAGRLLSGLSAGLFTGAATAYVMELAPSGGATRATLVATAANMGGLGCGPLLAGVLAQYAAWPLYLPFAVHLALVAVSAVVLARLPETVRDRRPLRTVRPQRPGLPPQVRPVFVPAAIAAFVGFALFGVFTSVSPAFLAQSLDVHNRAVSGLVVALAFFASTAGQLAVDRVGVGRSLPLGCAGLLAGLALLAGALWWDLLALVVASAVVGGAGQGLAFRGALAAVAAASPPDRRAAVISMLFVVAYAGISLPVIGVGLLVGPIGLEGAGLVFIVCMAVLVTAAAGYLLRRPARASA, encoded by the coding sequence ATGGAGGATGATCGCCGGCGGTGGCGCCCGTGCTTGCTCGGCGGGGCGGTGTTCGCCGTGTGTATGGCGGGCACCACGCTGCCCACCCCCCTGTACGGGCTCTACCAGGAGAAGTTCGGGTTCTCCGAGCTGGTGGTGACCGTCGTGTACGCCGTGTACGCCTTCGGGGTGATCGGCGTGCTGCTGCTGGCGGGCAACGCCTCGGACACCGTCGGCAGGCGTCCCGTGCTGCTGGCCGGTTTGGCCTTCTCGGCGGCCAGCGCCGTCTGCTTCCTGTCCGCCACCGGCATGGGCTGGCTGTACGCGGGCCGGCTGCTGTCGGGGCTGTCCGCCGGGCTGTTCACCGGGGCCGCCACGGCCTACGTGATGGAACTGGCGCCCAGCGGCGGCGCCACGCGGGCCACGTTGGTGGCGACGGCCGCCAACATGGGCGGGCTGGGCTGCGGCCCGCTGCTCGCCGGAGTGCTCGCGCAGTACGCCGCCTGGCCGCTGTACCTGCCGTTCGCCGTGCACCTGGCGCTGGTGGCCGTCTCGGCCGTGGTCCTGGCGCGGCTCCCCGAGACCGTGCGCGACCGCCGGCCGCTGCGTACGGTACGGCCGCAGCGGCCCGGTCTGCCCCCGCAGGTGCGGCCGGTGTTCGTGCCCGCGGCGATCGCCGCCTTCGTGGGCTTCGCGCTGTTCGGGGTGTTCACCTCGGTCAGCCCCGCCTTCCTCGCGCAGTCCCTGGACGTGCACAACCGCGCGGTGAGCGGGCTGGTCGTCGCGCTGGCCTTCTTCGCCTCGACCGCCGGGCAACTGGCCGTCGACCGGGTCGGGGTGGGCCGGTCGCTGCCGCTGGGCTGCGCGGGGCTGCTCGCCGGGCTGGCGCTGCTCGCGGGCGCGCTGTGGTGGGACCTGTTGGCGCTGGTGGTGGCGAGCGCGGTCGTCGGCGGGGCCGGGCAGGGCCTGGCGTTCCGCGGTGCGCTGGCCGCGGTGGCCGCGGCCTCGCCCCCGGACCGGCGCGCCGCGGTGATCTCGATGCTGTTCGTGGTGGCGTACGCGGGCATCTCGCTGCCGGTGATCGGGGTGGGGCTGCTGGTGGGCCCGATCGGTCTGGAGGGCGCCGGGCTGGTGTTCATCGTCTGCATGGCCGTCCTGGTCACGGCCGCGGCCGGCTACCTGCTGCGCCGGCCCGCACGGGCGAGCGCCTGA
- a CDS encoding NUDIX hydrolase encodes MPDRPSPLVAATGVVLDTRGRVLVLTTPGRTEPELPGGSVHGTETPEEGLARALREGLNLALPAGRLLAVDSRPPATAGTPGRSVIVHVHLVGPVPPQEAAAVSFPVGEATEARWLPPEAACALLPARVAPRLRAALAALHTGSFAHLVDGVPQPGSPAGLDPARRVALEHSGTLDPASHRASRPKAVTAASVLFTGSDGRILLVQPAYGRSDRWNLPGGGIDSDLGEIPRAAARREVLEELGLDLAPGRLLAVNWSHKPGRPARIRFLYDGGVLDAPALARIRLDRAELLQWRTVTPVELPGLVKPALRRQITACLTARATGAGPLELHAGRP; translated from the coding sequence GTGCCCGACCGTCCCTCCCCGCTCGTGGCCGCCACCGGGGTCGTCCTGGACACGCGCGGCCGGGTCCTCGTACTGACCACCCCGGGCAGGACGGAACCGGAGCTGCCGGGCGGCTCGGTCCACGGCACCGAGACCCCGGAGGAAGGGCTCGCCCGCGCGCTGCGGGAAGGGCTGAACCTCGCTCTGCCCGCCGGCCGGCTGCTGGCGGTGGACTCCCGTCCGCCCGCCACGGCGGGTACGCCCGGCCGCTCCGTGATCGTGCACGTCCACCTCGTCGGCCCGGTCCCGCCGCAGGAGGCCGCGGCGGTCTCCTTCCCCGTCGGGGAAGCGACCGAGGCGCGCTGGCTCCCGCCGGAGGCGGCCTGCGCGCTGCTGCCCGCCCGGGTCGCGCCCCGGCTGCGCGCCGCACTGGCCGCCCTGCACACCGGCTCCTTCGCCCACCTCGTCGACGGGGTGCCCCAGCCGGGCTCCCCGGCCGGTCTGGATCCGGCCCGGCGCGTGGCCCTGGAGCACTCGGGCACCCTCGACCCGGCCAGCCACCGGGCCAGCCGCCCCAAGGCGGTGACCGCGGCGAGCGTGCTGTTCACCGGCTCCGACGGCCGGATCCTGCTGGTACAGCCCGCGTACGGCAGGTCCGACCGCTGGAACCTGCCCGGGGGCGGCATCGACAGCGACCTCGGCGAGATCCCGCGCGCCGCCGCCCGGCGGGAGGTCCTCGAGGAGCTCGGCCTCGACCTCGCCCCGGGCCGGCTGCTCGCCGTGAACTGGTCCCACAAGCCCGGCCGTCCGGCCCGTATCCGTTTCCTCTACGACGGCGGCGTCCTCGACGCCCCCGCCCTCGCCCGGATCCGGCTGGACCGGGCCGAGCTGCTCCAGTGGCGCACCGTCACCCCCGTGGAACTCCCCGGCCTGGTCAAACCCGCCCTGCGGCGCCAGATCACCGCCTGCCTGACCGCCCGCGCCACGGGCGCCGGCCCGCTGGAACTCCACGCGGGCCGCCCCTGA